The Lactobacillus sp. CBA3605 genome contains a region encoding:
- the rbsD gene encoding D-ribose pyranase: MKKGKVINSDLSRVIAQMGHFDKLSLGDAGMPVPMGTEKIDLAVDNGIPSFMQVLNNVLEELEVQRIYLAAEIKTDNPQMLTQIKKRLPDTPITFIPHTEMKQALSECRAFVRTGEMTPYANILLESGVTF, from the coding sequence ATGAAAAAAGGTAAAGTGATTAACTCTGATTTATCTCGGGTCATTGCCCAAATGGGTCATTTTGATAAACTAAGTCTTGGAGATGCTGGGATGCCAGTCCCAATGGGAACTGAAAAAATTGATTTAGCTGTAGACAACGGCATTCCTAGTTTTATGCAGGTCTTAAACAATGTGTTAGAAGAATTAGAAGTACAACGGATTTATCTAGCTGCTGAAATTAAAACGGATAATCCCCAAATGTTGACGCAAATTAAAAAGCGGTTACCAGATACGCCGATTACATTTATTCCGCATACTGAAATGAAGCAAGCATTAAGTGAGTGTCGCGCGTTTGTTCGAACTGGTGAAATGACACCCTACGCAAATATCTTATTGGAAAGTGGCGTCACCTTTTAG
- the rbsK gene encoding ribokinase yields the protein MKTITIIGSINLDRTIRVKQMPKPGETMHTKEIFSAGGGKGANQAVAAQRSAAKTNFIGAVGDDDAGKAMLELLTQEKIDLTGVTTLKNQSTGQAYVVVDDAGENQIMIHAGANMAFTPAYVAEQANLIKASDFVIAQFESAVDSTTTAFKIARQAGVKTILNPAPAMVKVPADLLAVTDMIIPNETETETLTEIKITDEASMLKAAADLHQLGIAAVIITIGSKGAFYDVAGQHGIIPAFKVNAVDTTSAGDTFIGAMSSQLEPDFSNLATAIRYGNRASSLAVQRFGAQPSIPYKSELIEEDK from the coding sequence ATGAAGACAATCACAATTATCGGTAGTATCAATTTAGATCGAACAATTCGAGTTAAACAGATGCCTAAGCCTGGTGAAACGATGCATACAAAAGAAATTTTTTCAGCTGGTGGTGGTAAAGGGGCTAATCAAGCTGTCGCAGCGCAACGTTCAGCAGCGAAAACTAACTTTATTGGTGCAGTTGGTGATGATGATGCTGGTAAAGCGATGTTGGAATTGTTGACGCAAGAAAAAATTGATTTGACCGGAGTAACCACTTTAAAAAATCAATCAACTGGTCAGGCTTACGTGGTTGTTGACGATGCTGGTGAGAATCAAATTATGATTCATGCCGGGGCTAACATGGCCTTTACGCCAGCATATGTTGCTGAACAAGCCAATCTGATTAAAGCCAGTGATTTTGTCATTGCTCAATTTGAAAGCGCTGTCGATAGCACAACGACCGCCTTCAAAATTGCCCGGCAGGCTGGTGTGAAAACAATTTTGAATCCAGCACCTGCGATGGTTAAGGTACCAGCTGATTTATTAGCCGTTACTGATATGATTATCCCCAACGAAACTGAGACCGAGACTTTGACAGAAATTAAAATTACGGATGAAGCGAGCATGTTAAAAGCGGCGGCTGATTTACATCAACTCGGCATTGCTGCAGTCATTATCACGATTGGCAGCAAAGGCGCCTTTTATGATGTGGCTGGTCAACATGGGATTATTCCGGCTTTTAAAGTGAATGCCGTGGATACGACGTCAGCGGGCGATACCTTTATTGGTGCCATGAGTAGCCAATTAGAACCCGACTTTAGTAATTTAGCCACCGCCATTCGTTATGGCAATCGAGCTTCATCATTAGCGGTGCAACGGTTTGGTGCGCAACCATCTATTCCATATAAAAGTGAATTAATCGAGGAGGATAAGTAA
- the rbsR gene encoding ribose utilization transcriptional repressor RbsR yields the protein MKNKAITIKDVAKHSGVSISTVSQILNGNGDKFSAKTVAKVIAAKDDLHYEPDYFARRMVMKRSQTIGVLVPDITNPFFSALIRGVEAGLYQENFITMLCNADLDEAKEQSYLAELSRRGVDGFIIASSAVSNQAINQILRANQHPFIVLDQKKAEGVSDAVLTDDFMGGCLAAEHLKKLGHQQVAILLPAAAPANILQRLAGFRTVYAPENSPIIYTALTKQAGCQAVPAILATSVTALFAVSDEIAIGLYLGLARAGKRIPADYSVVGYDDIEMCQYVVPQLTTVAQPIVELGQTAAALLLERIQQPQKPWEEKRLPVQLIERYSTAHLN from the coding sequence TTGAAGAATAAAGCCATTACGATTAAGGATGTCGCAAAGCATTCAGGGGTATCAATTTCAACGGTTTCACAAATTTTAAATGGTAACGGCGATAAATTTAGTGCTAAAACAGTCGCCAAAGTTATTGCCGCTAAAGATGATCTTCATTATGAGCCCGATTATTTTGCCCGGCGGATGGTTATGAAACGGAGTCAAACGATTGGGGTATTAGTTCCGGATATTACGAATCCATTTTTTAGTGCCTTAATTCGGGGAGTTGAGGCTGGTTTGTATCAAGAGAATTTTATTACGATGCTCTGTAATGCCGATTTGGATGAAGCTAAGGAGCAAAGTTATCTGGCTGAGTTAAGTCGTCGCGGTGTTGATGGGTTTATTATTGCCAGTTCAGCGGTTTCTAATCAAGCCATTAATCAGATTTTACGGGCGAATCAGCATCCGTTTATTGTTTTAGATCAAAAGAAGGCTGAAGGCGTTAGTGATGCGGTTTTAACGGATGATTTTATGGGTGGTTGCTTGGCAGCTGAGCATTTAAAAAAATTGGGACATCAACAAGTCGCTATCCTATTGCCAGCCGCAGCGCCTGCCAATATTTTGCAACGATTAGCTGGATTTCGAACGGTCTATGCACCAGAAAATAGTCCAATCATTTATACGGCGTTAACGAAGCAAGCGGGGTGTCAGGCGGTACCAGCCATTCTAGCGACGTCAGTCACGGCTCTATTTGCCGTTAGTGATGAAATTGCAATTGGACTGTACTTAGGATTGGCACGGGCCGGTAAACGAATTCCGGCTGATTATAGCGTCGTGGGTTATGATGACATTGAAATGTGTCAATACGTGGTCCCACAGTTAACAACCGTGGCACAACCGATAGTTGAGCTAGGACAAACGGCCGCCGCCTTATTGTTAGAACGTATTCAACAGCCGCAGAAACCATGGGAGGAAAAACGGTTACCGGTTCAATTAATTGAAAGATATTCAACTGCACATTTGAATTAA
- a CDS encoding ribose-phosphate diphosphokinase, which translates to MSVDESNTKLKLFALNSNMPLAQKISERVGIPLGQSSVKRFSDGEIQINIEESIRGAEVFVIQSISEPVNDTILELLIMIDALRRASAAEINVVIPYYGYSRQDRKARSREPITAKLIATLLEKDRATRILTIDLHAAQIQGFFDIPVDHLIAAPILASYFKDRGITDNLVVVSPDHAGVSRARKMAELLGAPIAIIDNRHPDDDSQVPSSIIGEVKDRIAIVIDDMIDTGTRFDVSAQALKQAGAAKIYGCATHAIFSQDAPEKLQNSALEKVIVTDTIQIPATKHFDKLVQLSVGPLLGDAIKLVHEQQPVDRLFNSEI; encoded by the coding sequence ATGTCAGTAGATGAATCAAATACCAAGCTGAAATTATTTGCCTTGAATTCTAATATGCCATTAGCGCAAAAGATTTCGGAACGCGTCGGTATTCCGTTAGGTCAAAGTTCGGTCAAGCGGTTTAGTGATGGCGAAATTCAAATTAATATTGAAGAAAGTATTCGTGGCGCCGAAGTATTTGTCATTCAATCGATTTCAGAACCAGTCAATGATACGATTTTAGAATTATTGATTATGATTGATGCGCTACGTCGGGCTAGTGCGGCTGAAATTAACGTGGTGATTCCTTATTATGGCTATTCACGCCAAGATCGGAAAGCTCGTTCACGGGAACCAATTACAGCTAAGCTAATTGCAACCTTGTTAGAAAAGGATCGGGCTACGCGGATTTTAACGATTGATTTGCATGCCGCTCAAATCCAAGGGTTCTTTGATATTCCAGTAGATCATTTAATTGCCGCACCAATTTTGGCAAGTTACTTTAAGGATCGTGGCATTACCGATAATTTGGTCGTGGTTTCACCTGATCACGCTGGCGTTTCACGAGCCCGCAAAATGGCTGAATTATTAGGGGCACCAATTGCGATTATTGACAATCGTCATCCTGATGATGATAGCCAAGTGCCAAGTAGTATTATTGGTGAAGTTAAGGATCGCATTGCGATTGTTATTGATGATATGATCGATACTGGAACTCGGTTCGATGTTTCAGCGCAGGCCTTAAAACAAGCTGGTGCAGCTAAGATTTATGGTTGTGCAACGCATGCCATCTTCTCACAAGATGCGCCGGAAAAACTACAAAATTCAGCTTTAGAAAAAGTTATTGTGACGGATACGATTCAAATTCCGGCCACTAAACATTTTGACAAGTTAGTTCAACTTTCAGTGGGCCCATTGTTAGGGGATGCCATTAAGTTAGTTCATGAACAACAGCCAGTTGATCGGTTATTTAATTCAGAAATTTAA
- a CDS encoding ATP-dependent RecD-like DNA helicase: MTTTNPSLFSADDNSQTVTHFVVGKVATVFFSSADSFYKVLLVKVTEQNIDWSEDEIVVTGSFADIQEEATYKFTGKTVRHPKYGTQFQADNYQNETPTSRSGLIAYLAGSDFPGLGRRTAERIVDTLGENAIDAILADPKVLSPIGLRASVQQTLLDTLRVNNGLEQTIIGLNAYGFGSRLAAAIYAKYQGDTLTVIQENPYQLVEDIKGVGFKKADQIATQLQIDPQADSRLRAGLLTEITETSAQNGDTYTTAKPLLTATMQLLENSRNVAIDPQKLADQLVVLAQANQIVGDENRIYLRDLYEAEWGIAEHLKRLNDADNDGNLTAKEVDRAIEHVAKASQLTYDASQTQALKSAITAHLFLLTGGPGTGKTTIIRGLVALFAELHDVSLDLEQYKDKSFPILLAAPTGRAAKRMAETTGLPASTIHRLLGLTGREDGPEMPTKDLEGGILIIDEMSMVDTKLFRLLLQAVPSHMQVILVGDKDQLPSVGAGQVFHDLLKSPQLPQIELTTIYRQDDDSSIIPLAHAIKNGRLPADFTVNQKDRSFIACGAYQVDHIIEQIVAKAQARGFSADDVQILAPMYRGAAGIDQLNTTVQNIFNPVKSKRQKQLTYDGQQFRVGDKVLHLVNSPEDNVFNGDIGKIVGIDLANDPHNKSKKDQITIAFEQNEVVYQRSDWNRLTLAYSMSIHKAQGSQFKMVILPMVPQFSRMLQRNLLYTAVTRAEQMLILVGDVKSFERSVSNESVNRLTTLTQRLQQVFAGETGTNPATNPVEPEPSPAVTAPTPVTSAEPSQSPTTNQRLTPTMIRNGQIDPMIGMQGIKPTDFMGQLT, encoded by the coding sequence GTGACGACAACGAATCCAAGTTTATTTTCTGCGGATGATAATAGCCAAACGGTGACTCACTTTGTAGTTGGTAAAGTGGCGACCGTTTTTTTTAGTAGTGCGGATAGTTTTTACAAAGTTTTATTGGTCAAAGTAACGGAACAAAATATTGATTGGTCAGAAGACGAAATTGTAGTCACTGGGAGTTTTGCAGATATTCAGGAAGAAGCCACCTATAAGTTTACGGGTAAGACCGTCCGACATCCTAAATATGGGACTCAATTTCAAGCTGATAATTATCAAAATGAGACGCCGACTTCGCGCAGCGGGCTCATTGCGTATTTAGCGGGGAGTGACTTTCCCGGATTAGGTCGCCGTACAGCTGAACGGATTGTTGATACTTTAGGTGAAAATGCCATTGATGCAATCTTAGCTGATCCTAAGGTTTTAAGCCCAATTGGATTAAGAGCTTCAGTCCAGCAGACCCTGTTGGATACGTTACGAGTGAATAATGGTTTAGAGCAAACCATCATTGGCTTGAATGCGTACGGTTTTGGGAGTCGGTTAGCGGCTGCCATCTATGCCAAATATCAAGGCGACACGTTAACGGTGATTCAGGAAAATCCCTATCAATTGGTAGAAGATATCAAAGGGGTGGGCTTTAAAAAAGCGGACCAAATCGCAACACAATTACAAATTGATCCGCAAGCCGATAGTCGGTTACGAGCAGGGCTATTAACTGAAATCACTGAAACCAGTGCTCAAAATGGTGATACGTATACGACCGCTAAACCGCTACTAACGGCGACGATGCAATTACTTGAAAATTCGCGCAATGTCGCCATTGACCCACAAAAATTAGCCGATCAATTAGTGGTTTTAGCACAAGCTAATCAAATTGTTGGCGATGAGAATCGAATTTATTTGCGTGACTTGTACGAGGCCGAATGGGGCATTGCGGAGCACCTAAAACGTTTAAATGATGCGGATAATGATGGCAACTTAACGGCAAAAGAAGTTGATCGGGCGATTGAACATGTTGCTAAGGCGAGTCAATTAACTTATGATGCCTCGCAGACCCAAGCATTAAAGTCAGCGATTACGGCCCATCTGTTTCTCTTAACGGGGGGGCCGGGGACTGGTAAAACAACGATTATTCGTGGGTTGGTGGCATTGTTTGCTGAACTCCATGACGTGTCATTAGATTTAGAACAATATAAAGATAAATCTTTTCCTATCTTGTTAGCGGCACCCACGGGTCGTGCTGCCAAGCGAATGGCTGAAACAACTGGTTTACCAGCTAGTACCATTCATCGGTTATTGGGGTTGACGGGGCGTGAAGATGGTCCGGAGATGCCAACGAAAGATTTAGAAGGTGGTATTTTAATCATTGATGAAATGTCGATGGTTGATACTAAGCTCTTCCGGTTATTATTACAAGCAGTACCCAGTCACATGCAAGTCATTTTGGTGGGGGATAAGGATCAATTACCATCGGTTGGCGCGGGACAAGTCTTCCATGATTTACTCAAAAGTCCGCAATTACCGCAAATTGAATTAACGACGATCTATCGCCAAGATGATGATTCGAGCATTATCCCATTGGCCCATGCGATTAAGAATGGGCGCTTGCCAGCGGATTTTACGGTCAATCAAAAGGACCGCTCATTCATTGCTTGCGGGGCGTATCAAGTTGACCATATCATTGAACAGATTGTGGCTAAAGCTCAGGCGCGTGGCTTTTCAGCGGACGATGTCCAAATCTTAGCGCCAATGTATCGGGGTGCCGCTGGTATTGATCAATTAAATACGACGGTTCAAAATATTTTTAACCCGGTTAAGTCTAAGCGACAAAAACAATTAACCTATGATGGACAACAATTTCGGGTTGGCGATAAAGTTTTACACTTGGTCAATTCGCCGGAAGATAATGTTTTTAATGGTGATATTGGAAAAATTGTTGGCATTGATTTGGCAAATGACCCACATAATAAGAGCAAAAAGGATCAAATCACGATTGCTTTTGAACAAAATGAAGTGGTTTATCAACGGAGTGATTGGAACCGATTAACATTGGCTTACAGTATGTCAATCCATAAGGCACAAGGCAGTCAGTTTAAGATGGTGATTTTGCCGATGGTGCCACAATTTTCACGGATGTTACAACGCAATCTATTGTATACGGCCGTAACTCGCGCCGAGCAGATGCTGATTTTAGTGGGTGATGTTAAATCATTTGAGCGGAGCGTTAGCAATGAATCGGTCAATCGGTTAACGACATTGACGCAACGATTACAACAAGTTTTTGCGGGTGAAACAGGCACTAATCCTGCCACTAATCCAGTTGAACCTGAACCAAGTCCAGCAGTCACTGCGCCAACGCCAGTGACCTCGGCTGAACCAAGCCAAAGTCCAACCACCAATCAGCGATTAACACCGACTATGATTCGAAATGGCCAGATTGATCCGATGATTGGAATGCAAGGAATTAAACCGACTGATTTCATGGGGCAATTAACCTAG
- a CDS encoding lipopolysaccharide assembly protein LapB: MAKTAAATKAAQQALIHQLVTTIDHHPDDYQAYYDLTVVLTAGQDYEQAEALAMKALGRFDQVARAHNLLTYALGNIYYQAGEYNRALAAYQTIDDPKLKADAYLMMAQTLMAKKDYQHALVWALTAQEQRPTAIDVNLLTANILLALGNNEQAYDFYQKVLVQDPQHGPANFNAGLTAMVLGKPYAQLFARAKQYDAAYFKAHQQQLSDIEKTVTVADKVPHKNQKK; the protein is encoded by the coding sequence TTGGCTAAGACGGCGGCAGCAACCAAAGCAGCACAACAAGCTTTAATTCATCAACTGGTCACGACGATTGACCACCATCCAGATGATTATCAAGCTTACTATGATTTGACCGTGGTCTTAACGGCTGGTCAAGATTATGAGCAAGCGGAGGCGTTAGCGATGAAAGCGTTAGGCCGTTTTGATCAAGTGGCGCGCGCACATAATCTCTTAACGTATGCGCTTGGTAATATTTATTATCAAGCTGGGGAGTATAATCGAGCATTAGCGGCTTACCAAACGATTGATGATCCAAAGTTAAAAGCAGATGCTTATTTAATGATGGCGCAGACGTTAATGGCTAAAAAAGATTATCAACATGCGCTGGTCTGGGCGTTAACAGCCCAAGAACAACGGCCCACGGCGATTGACGTGAATCTGTTAACGGCAAATATATTACTTGCGTTAGGCAATAATGAGCAGGCATACGATTTTTATCAAAAAGTTTTGGTTCAAGATCCACAACATGGTCCGGCTAATTTCAATGCTGGTTTAACAGCGATGGTGCTGGGCAAACCGTATGCCCAATTGTTTGCTAGGGCCAAACAATATGATGCGGCCTATTTTAAAGCCCATCAACAACAGTTAAGTGATATTGAAAAGACTGTTACGGTAGCGGATAAAGTGCCACATAAAAATCAAAAAAAGTAA
- a CDS encoding histidine phosphatase family protein, giving the protein MTKLLFVRHGKTEWNLEGRYQGSQGDSPLLPASYDEIHQLAAALHDIQFSHIYASPLKRARDTAMTLQQDLSQPGLPLTILSRLREFNLGKMEGMAFTDVAERYPLEFEDFRQHPDHYDPTMIHGESFQQLLKRMTPAINQIVAANPRRTDNVLVVSHGAALNALVNTLLGASLATLRQRGGLSNTSTTILETRDRGKHYNLLLWNDTSYLSREPDPTDTI; this is encoded by the coding sequence TTGACAAAACTACTATTTGTTCGCCATGGAAAGACGGAATGGAACTTGGAGGGCCGTTATCAAGGTTCTCAAGGTGATTCGCCGTTGTTACCAGCGAGCTATGACGAAATTCATCAATTAGCGGCGGCTTTACATGATATTCAGTTTAGCCATATTTATGCGAGTCCCTTAAAGCGAGCACGGGATACGGCGATGACACTTCAACAAGATTTAAGCCAACCGGGTTTGCCCTTGACGATTTTGAGTCGCTTACGTGAATTTAACTTAGGAAAAATGGAAGGGATGGCGTTTACTGACGTGGCGGAGCGCTATCCACTGGAATTTGAAGATTTTCGGCAACATCCTGATCATTATGATCCTACAATGATTCATGGTGAGAGCTTTCAGCAATTATTAAAACGCATGACGCCGGCAATTAATCAAATTGTTGCGGCTAATCCACGACGGACAGATAATGTGTTGGTCGTGAGTCACGGTGCGGCTTTAAATGCCTTAGTGAATACATTACTGGGAGCCTCATTAGCGACCTTACGCCAACGTGGTGGCTTATCAAATACGAGTACGACGATTTTAGAAACGCGTGATCGTGGCAAGCATTATAACTTATTACTATGGAATGATACGTCATATTTGTCCCGGGAACCTGATCCCACGGATACGATTTAG
- a CDS encoding TrkA family potassium uptake protein encodes MKKNFAVFGLGRFGESVVRTLAAAQQEVLAVDIQEGPVNKLMDVATQTMIADTRDEAVLKELNIDSFDYVIIGIGNNMEASILTTMLSKEQGAKHVIAKAETSDQGRVLERVGADKVVFPERDMGHTIVRKLLTNHILNFIDLSDEYTLAAIEITDDSLTNQNLIDLKFRKRYGLTVIAIKHGADINVSPQPTDTIALHDVLTVVGPIKGVRELDAALTK; translated from the coding sequence ATGAAAAAGAATTTTGCAGTATTTGGCTTAGGACGCTTCGGTGAAAGCGTGGTCCGGACGTTAGCGGCTGCGCAACAAGAGGTGTTAGCCGTGGACATTCAAGAGGGCCCTGTTAATAAATTGATGGACGTTGCGACGCAAACGATGATTGCGGATACACGCGATGAGGCTGTTTTAAAAGAATTGAATATTGATAGTTTTGATTATGTTATTATCGGGATTGGTAATAACATGGAAGCCAGTATTTTAACGACAATGTTAAGTAAAGAGCAAGGCGCTAAACACGTGATTGCGAAGGCCGAGACGAGCGATCAGGGGCGAGTCCTAGAACGTGTCGGGGCTGACAAGGTGGTCTTCCCTGAGCGCGATATGGGGCATACCATCGTCCGAAAATTACTGACGAATCATATTCTGAATTTTATTGATTTAAGTGATGAATACACTTTAGCGGCAATTGAGATTACAGATGATAGTTTAACGAACCAAAATTTAATTGATTTAAAATTTCGCAAACGGTATGGGTTGACCGTGATTGCCATTAAACACGGGGCCGATATTAACGTGTCACCACAACCAACTGATACGATTGCGCTACACGATGTGTTAACTGTCGTTGGACCGATTAAAGGGGTGCGAGAATTAGATGCAGCGTTAACGAAGTAA
- a CDS encoding TrkH family potassium uptake protein has translation MEKLRQFNFFDTLSKKMVAGFILVIAIGTGLLALPIAAQSGQSTALINTLFTATSATCITGLNVVEMTHWTLFGKIVIMGLSEVGALGYMTFAVLISNLMRRNLGLSTQLLVKESLNLENLSDTKSVMQYVIGLSLLFQLGGFGLLALDFVPRYGWQSGLFLSLFHAIMSFCNAGFNIFTNGMATFQSDPYVLFVTMVLVIAGGLGFLVWRDLLLYHERHRLSLNSKLTLVTTISLFILGFILLLVTERGLALLPANTSWLDRIMNTLFMSVSPRTAGFSVIPVTRLQAGSVLVIMVLMFIGGTPGSTAGGIKTTTFGILVFQSIAQLRGRADVEYGHRRFSQNNLNRALLLVFLASVVLTVAALILAQTETIPKGMGLEYIVFEVLSAFGTVGLSLGLTAKLTLVGKFVIMLLMFIGRVGIFTSLYALSRRQAKTNLIRYPEENILIG, from the coding sequence ATGGAAAAATTACGGCAGTTTAATTTTTTTGACACGTTATCAAAAAAAATGGTAGCGGGATTTATTTTAGTGATTGCGATTGGGACGGGCTTATTGGCGTTGCCGATTGCAGCCCAAAGTGGACAATCGACAGCATTGATAAATACGTTATTTACAGCCACTTCAGCCACTTGTATCACTGGGTTGAATGTGGTTGAAATGACCCATTGGACGTTGTTTGGTAAAATCGTCATTATGGGATTATCGGAAGTTGGCGCACTGGGTTACATGACGTTTGCAGTCTTGATTTCAAATTTAATGCGGCGCAACTTGGGCTTGTCAACGCAATTATTAGTTAAGGAATCACTAAACCTTGAGAATTTAAGTGATACGAAAAGTGTCATGCAATATGTCATTGGTCTGTCATTATTATTTCAATTAGGTGGTTTTGGGCTATTAGCCCTTGATTTTGTCCCGCGCTATGGCTGGCAGTCAGGTCTTTTTTTATCGTTATTTCATGCCATCATGTCATTTTGTAATGCCGGCTTTAATATCTTTACCAATGGCATGGCGACTTTTCAGAGTGATCCGTACGTCTTGTTTGTGACGATGGTGCTCGTGATTGCTGGTGGCCTGGGCTTCCTAGTCTGGCGTGACTTATTGCTCTATCATGAACGACATCGCTTAAGCTTGAACTCAAAATTAACGTTAGTCACGACCATCAGTTTATTTATCCTCGGTTTTATCTTGTTGCTAGTGACGGAACGGGGGCTAGCGCTATTGCCAGCGAATACCAGTTGGCTTGACCGCATCATGAACACCTTATTTATGAGTGTTTCACCACGAACTGCGGGCTTTTCAGTGATTCCAGTCACCCGGTTACAGGCTGGGAGTGTCTTAGTGATTATGGTTCTGATGTTTATTGGTGGGACACCTGGGTCAACTGCTGGGGGGATTAAAACGACTACTTTTGGGATTTTGGTCTTTCAAAGTATTGCCCAATTGCGTGGTCGTGCGGATGTCGAATACGGTCATCGGCGTTTTAGCCAGAATAACTTGAATCGGGCACTATTATTAGTCTTTTTAGCGAGCGTGGTTTTAACCGTGGCGGCGTTGATTTTAGCACAAACGGAGACGATTCCTAAAGGGATGGGCTTAGAATACATTGTTTTTGAAGTCTTGTCAGCTTTTGGTACGGTCGGTTTAAGTCTTGGTTTAACGGCTAAATTAACACTAGTGGGAAAATTTGTGATTATGCTACTGATGTTTATTGGCCGGGTGGGTATTTTTACATCGCTCTATGCATTATCACGGCGACAAGCGAAAACGAATTTGATTCGTTATCCTGAAGAAAATATTTTGATTGGTTAA
- the mnmA gene encoding tRNA 2-thiouridine(34) synthase MnmA: MTDHSNTRVVVGMSGGVDSSVVALLLKQQGYDVVGVFMKNWDDTDENGVCTATEDYKDVAKVADKVGIPYYSINFEKEYWDRVFTYFLDEYKKGRTPNPDVICNKEIKFKAFLDYAMDLGADYIATGHYARLQHDEDGTMHLLRGVDSNKDQTYFLSQLDSKTLSKVMFPLGDMIKPDVRKLALNAGLATAKKKDSVGICFIGEKNFKEFLGHYLPATPGKMMTDQGEVKGEHAGLMYYTIGQRRGLGIGGDGEDNEPWFVIGKDLKQNILYVGKGYHNPHLYATYLEASDLHFVTNEDLGNDFHVTAKFRYRQTDSGVTVHFNDDHTQVRVTFDEPVRAITPGQAVVFYNGEECLGSGMIDAAYNEERVLQYI; the protein is encoded by the coding sequence ATGACTGATCACAGTAACACGCGTGTCGTTGTCGGCATGAGTGGTGGGGTTGACTCATCCGTAGTGGCGTTGTTGTTAAAGCAGCAAGGCTATGACGTGGTGGGGGTCTTTATGAAGAATTGGGATGATACTGACGAAAACGGGGTTTGTACCGCGACCGAGGATTACAAGGACGTGGCTAAAGTTGCCGATAAAGTTGGGATTCCATATTATTCAATCAACTTTGAAAAGGAGTATTGGGATCGGGTCTTTACGTACTTCTTAGATGAGTACAAAAAAGGCCGGACGCCAAATCCGGATGTTATCTGCAACAAGGAAATTAAGTTTAAGGCTTTCTTGGACTATGCGATGGATTTAGGGGCCGATTATATTGCCACTGGTCATTACGCACGGTTGCAGCATGATGAGGATGGCACAATGCACCTATTGCGCGGCGTTGATAGCAATAAAGACCAGACTTATTTCTTAAGTCAGTTGGATTCTAAGACGTTGTCAAAAGTAATGTTCCCACTTGGCGATATGATTAAGCCAGATGTGCGGAAATTAGCTTTGAATGCGGGCTTAGCAACGGCGAAGAAGAAGGACTCAGTCGGAATTTGTTTCATTGGCGAGAAAAATTTCAAGGAATTCTTAGGCCACTACTTACCAGCAACACCTGGTAAGATGATGACGGACCAAGGCGAAGTTAAGGGCGAGCATGCCGGGTTAATGTATTACACGATTGGACAGCGTCGTGGTCTTGGAATCGGTGGCGATGGTGAGGATAACGAACCATGGTTTGTCATTGGTAAGGATTTGAAGCAAAATATTTTGTATGTGGGGAAGGGGTATCATAATCCACACCTGTATGCAACTTATTTAGAGGCGTCCGATTTGCACTTTGTAACTAATGAAGATTTAGGCAATGATTTTCATGTGACCGCTAAGTTCCGGTATCGGCAGACTGATTCTGGTGTGACTGTGCACTTTAATGACGATCATACCCAGGTGCGGGTTACCTTTGATGAACCAGTGCGTGCCATTACGCCTGGTCAGGCTGTGGTCTTTTACAATGGTGAGGAATGCTTAGGTTCTGGAATGATTGATGCTGCTTATAATGAAGAGCGTGTTTTGCAATACATCTAA
- a CDS encoding DUF1831 domain-containing protein, translated as MAYTTTVKLAGATKTYQLSPAIKKYTLMDLGFAKGKSGVFTFERSLDPNTPYQAAFKLKMTVNADLTAFKMSTVTGNGLQRADIFKNDAHPEAVEQLQFILASFIDREVLVEV; from the coding sequence ATGGCTTATACAACGACGGTGAAACTTGCGGGTGCTACGAAAACGTATCAATTAAGTCCTGCAATCAAGAAGTACACATTAATGGATCTGGGCTTTGCTAAGGGCAAATCCGGGGTTTTTACTTTTGAACGTTCGCTGGACCCCAATACACCTTATCAAGCAGCTTTTAAGTTAAAAATGACGGTTAATGCTGATTTAACGGCTTTTAAAATGTCGACAGTGACAGGCAATGGCCTGCAACGCGCGGATATTTTTAAAAATGACGCTCATCCAGAAGCAGTTGAACAATTACAGTTCATTTTAGCAAGTTTTATTGACCGTGAAGTCTTAGTTGAAGTTTAA